The window TTCTGGACTAATCCTTCGTAATCATGGTGAAATCTCTAAGTTTTAATGTAGGATAATGGTATTGACATCACTGACCATAGAGATCAGACATCGAAATTCCTGAAAGGAAGTATTGTCAAACCCAAtatcttttaaaattttgctaaCAGATTTTCTGCAATTTTATGCCTCTGTGTTTTGCTTTGAAGTCATTAATacattcaaaaattttgtacTGGTAATATTTTCAAGCCATGATaactcaaaatggctgccttgcTTTCACAAATTGTGACCTTGGCTGAAACTTGTGTTTTTCACTCCCTGCATTACCTCTGAGATGAATTTTTCTTTCAGCAAATACAGAATAATTCATCGCTTTCCATAAACGTTCAAGCAGGAAAATAAATGCATTACGGTATTAAAGATTGACAAAATGTTtgacacattttgaaatatcaccTATCACCACACCAATCTCCCTGTCATCTCAGCAGTTTCAATGAACCTTGGGTTGTGCAACCGGGTGTCTGGGTCTATGTACGATGGAAAATGGGTGAAAGATTCAACTGTACAGATGATGAGCTAGAAAAGGCTAGTTCATGAAGAATGCagactaaaaatatttgtaattggTTCAAGTCTGGAGTCACTGAGACAAGATGGCTTTTTGTTTGCATAATTTCCACTGCTCTGCTTGTACAGGAGGAACAGAGCAGACTGCTTTGAGACATGCGATGAAACATTTCTGAACAAAAACTTGTACAAAGCTGACTTATTTCTCAGTGAATTGTCCATGAGGCACCACAATGAGACCTGCAAAGAATTGAAACATGACTCCTACACTGATTGGGCAATGTTGACAGATCTCTGTCCATTCAAAATGGTGTCTAGTTTTAATGATGATGGGTTTAACTGTATATCATTGATATTTATGACAGCAGATGCAGGAATGCTGCCGTATTACAGATAGAAAGTGATCAAGTTGTTAGTTAACTGTCAGGCATGGATATTTTTTTGATTTCATCATTGGTGGATTCTTCAAATACTTGTGATATGCCAAAGTACACATCTATTGAGACACAACAATCCTTGGGCTGACAGTTACCAGGCTCGGGAACCCATTCACATTTTAGCAGAGAGAGGACCTGAAATGGCAACATTTTTAGTTTGAATTCAACTTTGATGCATCATGGTTTGATTTTGACCCAGATACCGAGCCAGATACTGACTTTAAACAAGACttcttttacaaaaattcttttcGCTGCAACAATGCCTATTTACACGCATTATGATTTTATGAAATTGTGCTAAACCAAACAGTAGCTCAAATCTATATTAATACCACTTCACTTGAGagatatgtagaaaaaacaacaaaagattTACACACTGTAGACTTTACTTTCTACTTTTTTGAGGTGTGGGGTTGGGGAAGGTGTGGGAATAGCTGAATGTTAATGTTTTTCACGTCTTCATATAGATGCAAAGTCTCTAAGCTGGCCGGTTCTTCAGAATCTCTAATCAACACCCATATTTCCTTGGTGGCGCTTGTCAAGTCTGCATGCTTTCCAAATTCTGAGCTCCCCCACGGGATCTCACAACTGACTCAAATAATAGATACAATTTTAACCTCTGTCAAATAGAGGtcctgtgtgtgtgtttgaaaCGTACATTCCTAATCATGTTGAGTAACCACAATGTTCCACTTGTTGGAGTTAGTTTTCTTAGCTCCTGTTTACTTTGttggttgtttttgttttttctttatgGACTTACAAAAGTTGCTTTTTTCATAGACAGTTGAAGCGAGACGGTCTATGCTTTTTCTtgtatattttcatgatttcttgTTTTTACACTAAATATTCTTTGTCTGTAAATCTAAGTCTCATTACAAATCTGGAAGAAAGTAGCACACAGTCCGTCTGTTTGATGGATGGCTTTCATTTTTTGCTGCTTCCCTTGGTAGCGGTCACCACGATTCCCATTATGAGAGCCATAACTGTGAATCCCTGTGCTCCTATTCTCATTCTCATCATGGTCTGCGACTTTCTGCGGTCACCTCGTCGGAACTGTGCAAGGCCCATTGACAGAACCACTGCTGTTGTGATCATACCTGAAAGGCAATAAAAGGCAACGGAAATTTCTGATGATTCTTTATAAATGCACAATTTTGTGCATGATGCCAGAGGCTAATATTTGCAAATCAAATCTTAGGAAATGGACGTCCATGGTCAAAGTGAGTTAGAATACTGTATCTGGATGTTTCAATGGCATCAGACTGACATTTATGAGTAATAAATACTGTCATTGAGCATGACGCTATACGGTAATACCAGGACGCTATTACCAGAGTTGAGACCTTTGCCTCTGTGCATTATTGGCCGTGGTTCCAATATTGCAGGGCGCCCTCCGCGTGTATCACGGTATGCACTGAATAGCTGCACACATTTTTTGCACTTGAGCACTGTATATGGGACagataaaatgcaaacaactaAAACATCCAATCGTCAAAATGTCCTAACGCTGTGACAAAAATTCGAACGAAATGTGTCCGAGTTCAAGTTCGAATGGTTGAAAGTGCAGACTAAAAGCAGAGCAGAGTCTGGTAGACCGCTGTTGCGtaacattgacaatgacagtgaCACGAACAAATGCACACGGGGTAAATGTATTGCGTACGACTTATGGTCTTACCGACAGGAACGAATGGGTTCTCTTTGAATTTCCTCATGAATTTCTCTTTGAAACCCTCTTGACGATACCTCTCCCATCCCGCGAGTTCAGCCGGTAGTTCATCTGGATTTACTGTTTCTATTGGCTGCGGTGAAGCAACTGAGGCCGAGGCTTTGCTTTCCTTCTTCGCATCCGacgccatttttaaatttttaaaaatttttatatGTACAGAACACGATTCGAACCGTACCACCCGGTTTACATTGATGACCTGAGAGTATTTccaaaacatgtaatttgattTCATGTATTTGAGTGCTCCATTCTACAAAATGATATACCTGACATCATCTTGAAAGCCATGATATTTTAAACAAGTTATCGAACAAACAGTTCAAAAACTCCAAAGTCGTGTCACTTTCAATACATGTGCTAGATATCGCGACAGCCAAACAGTAACATGCCGAGTACGAAATCATCGAAACGTAAAAAGTACCAGTACAATGTCGACAGAAGGAAATTATGGAAGAAATCAAGGAgagtacctgaaataaaatgGTAAGTACATTTTGCAGGATTAATTCCAAAGTGGTGTCTGTATGATCGCTGTGCTGTGTACCTCTGGGACTCTTGTGGTGGCGTGATTCATGTGATTGAAAGATTCCCAATGCTCAGGCTTTGCGTACATCCTGTCATGTCGTGGATGGCCGTGTATAATGTCGAGAAGACACAGAGCTACATGTAAGTCGTGTGAGTCATAAACAACTTGGTACTTGCACCGAGTTTATATACGTGTCGTAGTTGAACCATAATTGGCTCCATGATCGGTTGACGtcgtaagggagcgttcagtttttacggccggaggggggggggcgggggggggggcggcaaaatcttgtcgccggtgttgaaaaaaatatagaccccccctgcatttttatgaaaaaaagatgaccccccctttgtcagacgaaaaaattgatgaccccccctgaaaaataaccaaaacccatatgtcaaatttacccgcatggtttggatttgaacactttattcgtgtagcagagatgccagtgcacaaacttctcagccacatccattgaaacgtctgttaattaggacgactgtaaggcaatttttaacttcatttccatagacaactcatgtccatggaaattgtataaagtaaactttattggagtggttcgcaaaaggcagccctccagttaagagggtcatgggccattacgtacagtctgaaaggagcctatgaaatttgcataaaagtttgtgttagagagcctcgttttcgttacgctgaccgccactgcagtgagggataaaatacggcgaaagggtggtctttaaatatcgacgtgcagcaaaacgtacaatagctagaactataatttttgctttcagttgtagcatacatactaatgatctgttttccttgggtaaactcacaaaagttgagaagattttatttaaatcgctacaaagtgggtggcgaggtcgacccgccaaatgcggaagtaaacttcacctttttcgtaaaacagctcgataatgaccttagaggtcttaagccaagccgaaaatttcaaaaactattcatttaactattatcaacatttggtgaaattttcatgaccgtgcgaccatggacatgtatttgcggcagtgttgaatgttggcatgcagttaccatatcgctgtatacgtagatctcgagggtctatgagtatacGAACCCGGTCACGCTACGTACACTCACGCGTGTTTACCGCGACCAAACCACTTGTAGTTCACACGGCGCGGGTGTTACacgattaatctttcatttttatcaaagtttactcctataatctcgggtcactgatgttatatataaataaagtattaattaatgtcacattatgaccatcaatacttaaatgtattttttgctagttacatgagttataaaatgtaccagtcTAGTTCGAGCACGCACGGTATGCTAGTAGGGATGGCAGCAACGCGCAGCTGTTTACCGGCTATCATTCTAGCCGCATCTATATTCACGTACTCGTGTGCGTGATACAGAGTAGCCGTATTTATCCACGGAGATTTTTGCAGTcgatgtgtgtttttttttttccatttgcactgtccacgactttaccgagaagccagccaggcagattgtgttggccagtgaggtaacacaagcttgcagtcttgcttcctcgtcacaatcattgaaaacataaacagaaccGAAAAAATCTGCCAAGTTAGCCGGTGAGGACCGAGAAAGAGCTGAAAGAGTTTACGTGTACACTCACGCTGCGCTGTAGGTTGCCATGTTAATTTAACACATGAACGTCGCTGCATAGTCAACTTCAACGAGACTTATTTCAAAAACGGAGGCTTaagccactgagattttttcagatcgtatggacctactcaagatacgtcccctccctacttctcatggaaatttgactttggatatgcttttgcggcagtgtttagtgaacggcattttcggtcgctcgaaaaccatgaaaataaggctaacgcaaaaacgaatcgataaaaccccataaaaaatcatcggcgaacactaactaagagtacaattcagccgctaactggaaacaggacggatgctaaacgaaggctgagatatctgcggataaaattctggcgaaaaatgccataaccgtcactcactggctagagggcgctgtttcgaatttgaactaaatccctaattatgcatgcaaatgaagtaccctcctttcagactgcgtaaagtcaactttattctagtgggccaccaaaggtggcacgccggtaaagagggtcgatcatggctattgcataaagtagactttactggacagggctgctgaaggcgcgcggccattaccattattcagtgcgtgatcccaggggtccctcaaaatgTTTCTactacaagccgcggcttcaattgggaattttacggtaagattgccgtggggtattacataaagtcaatttattgtagtgggccgccgcaggcagctcgctggtaaagagggtcaatcatagccattgcatgaagtaaacctaattggagtggggcGCCAAAGgcatctgcccgttaagagggtcatggtatacataatgtatatttattgaagTGGGctgccgaaggcggcccgccggtaaaggggtcgatcatggccatggcataaagtgaactttattgttggtattatgcttttgaaaatgtggtgacccccctttcctaccagtgaaaaagcgatgaccccctttgcggattccaaaaattacgaatgacccccccccccccccccccccccccccccccccccccccccccccccccacccccccccccccccccccccctcccccccccccccccccccccccccccccccccccccccccccgcgggCCGTAAAAAACTGAACTGGGTCCCTAAAGGACTAAATATGTCCCATAAGACACGGTTACCTACCGTGCACCAGAGAAGTAAAAAAGGTGGCAGTATGcttgaaataagaaaaatatgGATAGCTGATTCTCTCATACTCTGGATGCATACTTATTCTGTTGTTGCCAGCATTTATGATATTAAAACGTAACAAAAGTCTGATTAGAACTCGTTGCACACAATGTTTTTGTGGCAAAGACAGACCATGGTTTATCTTGCAATATGGTACAATCATGGAGGTACAAAAAGATGGCAAATCTATATTTAAATAAAGGTGTTCACTGAGTGACTTTTAAACAGAGAAAATCTGAAAAGATAACAgaatgcaataaaaataaactgttgTCAGCGTAATATTCTGGATGTATTTTATTAGAAAAGAAACAAGCCTTTTTGACAATGCATTGgtaaccaagaataaaaatcgcaTTCTTTCTTCATATTGATAAAAGAAGTCAAAATCAACCAGACGCCAGAGGGACAATGATGGCCATTGTCGTATGCTTATAAAAATAAAGTTCTTACGAGCAGTAAAAATTGTTGTGACattgacttgaaaacaaattgatgacATACCAACTTCCTCCAACCTCCCCCCAAAATCACATGGCTCTTCCCTTATGCAGCCCACTCTCCAGTCTTCCCTGTTGTATTCTGTCACAGTGTGGTAGGGATCGAGACCACATCCCCAACACAGACTGAACTACATCATGGTTCAGGGAGACCTATATTTGGTAGATTtggtttttgattttttctatctttttaatcgtgttgttgttgttaatggagatattaaagttccattagctgtatcttctggcgacttctccgttagttttgattgaaatgatcactggctcatgttgaatagcctgtcaaataacagagaatcgcatattattcggaaacattacgtgccctacaactaaataacatgtgattttacaacgaaaatttcatttttgtccggacagaaatacaaactctgttgacacgcggattgcaacgtaggcattcttctgcacctgggcgagccatttacagcaatttcaaaataaacatttattacttatgcccggtacttacgtcgtagtccattgtctgagcacgttgcgtagccagatgtctggcaatccacgacgcaatgttgttttgatcccgcaatacacgtgaacttgtacaactcgcgtgatcgcggcctCACCATATCTgggttctccccagcacgctgagcatgccagacgtcaacaaacgagctcggaagggcaacacgttttgaacaaaaattagcagttttatgtgggcAATATAAcacactaatcatgtttgtttcttcgtaaaacaacattttgcaacaaatatgagcctccaacatggaattttccgaggtaaaaaatggtcaaaagttacaaataatggcgaTATTAACAAGGAGTCAAAtttggagcaatctattcatatgtttaaGTTATTGACTATACAAtagaatatattttttaaaaaagagtatgcaaattatgtatttttatgtaaattggtcATTCCTCTGTTTTTCCAAGCAGTTGAACACACTGGGTCTGCTATCAGGAGTTTATAGACTATTACGCAAAAGAAACGATAATTATGATTTAAGCATAAGACAATCACCTGTTGATATCTCTGTCCGGTTGATTTTGACTCCGTGTTAATATCTCcataaacaacaacacaattaaaaagaaagaaaaatcaaaatccaAACCCACCTAATACAGTTGTACACTGGACCCTAGCAGTGGTGACGCAAAGTCAAGGTCCATGCTACTCTGTACATGTAAGCGCTGATGAAACATTACATGAATGACACACAGCATGGTGTTGATGTACGGAGACAGCATGACCAATATTCTTCTTGACAACACAATACAAATGGCTGTCTTCTGTCTACGACGACAGCTACATCTGAATTCCTGTTCATTCTGAAATATGAACATGAAGAATCATGCAACCTGAACCATGTATTTGTTGTGCCTGCTCAGTCCACAGATCAAGAATGCCTGGGATGGAAGAAAGTCCATGAAAAGGAATCTGGCTGCGATGGGACTTGCTGTAGATCCAAATAAAGCCATACCAATTCCAAAACCAAAGGTAGGTCATGACTTCAAGATCCTTGAGTACTCTCTAAATGTTTGGTTTAAATTTCTTGAGTGCTACTGTATTGTGATGTCATCTACATAACCAATACACATGTAGATGCACTGTAGTTGATACTGTGGGCGCACTGTTATTTACATAAAGTTCTTTGCATCTGTAATAGCAAGTAAGAAATGGTCAAGAGACACACATTATATGTCATCATGATCTTTCACCCTTTCACCCCATGTCCCTCTCAAAAGGTCAAAGTTTACCATAGATTGGTTCAAATCACggtgtgaaagggttaaggtagtaccaacctcaaaaataaaagatttaaactttgctcaaactttcctcaatgaaactttcaatcatcctcttaccaaatcaagaataaaaatcagggatcaccctgcaaagtttggtactatagaaacaaattacctaacagtTTTTGACTTgccggtatttgaaattcaaaatggccaccatccctgtactaactctatgaggaaaaactATAGTTTCTATTTCTaaatactaagacagtgaaagtttttttacTCCAAGGGCTTTGAAATAAGCTtacacaagtgatagatcagaaaagaatttttaaaatatgagagtatgaatatctgtctccgaggcttATTCTAccttttttgtcatttccaaCTACCAGTTCAAACAAGAGAA of the Ptychodera flava strain L36383 chromosome 20, AS_Pfla_20210202, whole genome shotgun sequence genome contains:
- the LOC139120790 gene encoding HIG1 domain family member 2A, mitochondrial-like; translated protein: MASDAKKESKASASVASPQPIETVNPDELPAELAGWERYRQEGFKEKFMRKFKENPFVPVGMITTAVVLSMGLAQFRRGDRRKSQTMMRMRIGAQGFTVMALIMGIVVTATKGSSKK